The DNA region GGCGTGCTCTGCGCTGTCGGGAATCGAGTCGAAGTCGTAGGCGAGGTCCTCGCGCCGCGAGCGGGGGACGAAGTCGAGGCCGTAGAAGGCCACGTCGTCTACCACGATCGGGCTGGGCCCGAGTCGAGTCGCCAGTCCCAGGTCGGCGAAGAGGTCGAGCCACTGGGCGTCCCGTTTGCCCTCGTGGTTGCCGACGACCGCGAGGAACGGAACCTCGGCGTCGGCCAGGCGGCGGAGCACCTCGACGGTCCCCTGGAGGTCGATCAGGCCGGGACGGCGGTCGTGAAAGAGGTCTCCGGCGTGGATCACGGCGTCTACGTCGTCCTCGATGGCGTCCGTCGCGACGCTGTCGAATGCCTCGAGAAAGTCCCGTCGTCGCTCGGGCGTGTTGTACTGCTGGTACCCGATGTGGGTGTCGCCCGTGTGTATCACCCGCGTCATCTACGACGACATTGTGCGTCGTCGACTAAAGGGGTTCCGCGACCGGACCGAAAGTGAAGCGCTCGATCAGCGCTCGAGTTCGAGCGAGTACAGGCGCTTGCGGGCGTCCGAGAAGGAAAAACGCGACACGACGACGTTCTGCTCCTCGAGTCGGCTGAGGGCATAGCGGACGGTTCGCGGCGGCAACAGGCTCTCCTGGGCGATCT from Natronosalvus rutilus includes:
- a CDS encoding MarR family transcriptional regulator, whose translation is MSISESFQGEEPERGTWEDVRDLPPSAKLVAKVLEYNDTMTQQQIAQESLLPPRTVRYALSRLEEQNVVVSRFSFSDARKRLYSLELER